In bacterium, the genomic stretch CGGCCATAAATGGTTTTGTTCGGCACCCATGAGTGATGCGTTTTTAATGCTCGCTCAAGCTCCCGGAGGCCTCACTTGCTTTTTAGTGCCGCGCTTTCGGCCCGATGGTTCTCAAAATTCTATTTTTATCCAGCGCCTAAAAGATAAAGTGGGCAATAAATCGAACGCCTCATCCGAAATTGAACTGGAAGAAACTTACGGTGTGCGCGTGGGCGATGAAGGGCGTGGTGTTCCCACGATTATCCAGATGGTGAATCATACGCGTTTGGATTGTGTGATAGGAAGCACGGCTTACATGCGTCAGGCTACCGTGCAGGCTATTCACCACGCGCGCTATCGCGAAGCTTTTGGTAAAAAATTAATCGAGTGGCCGCTGATGCAAAATGTATTGGCCGATTTATCGCTCGAAGTAGAAGCCTCGGCTGTTACCATGATGAAGCTAGCTTCGCTCTACGATGACAATGCTAGCGATGCCGATAAAGCCCTGCGCCGCATTGCAACGGCTATTAGCAAGTACTGGGTATGTAAGCGGGCGCCTAATCATGTGTACGAGGCTATGGAATCGCTGGGCGGGCCGGGTTTTGTGGAAGAATGTATTACCGGGCGTTTGTATCGCGACGCACCCGTTAATTCTATTTGGGAAGGTAGCGGCAATGTGAATTGTTTGGATGTGTTCCGCGCGTTAAGCAAGGAACCCGAAACCCGAGACGCACTTTTAACCGAAATTAAAAAGGGTTTAGGGCACAATAAAAATTTTGATGCCTTTGTGGCAAAAACCGAAAAAACTTTTGCAGCTACAACTGCACCCGATGCCACGGCGCGCCGTTTGGTAGAAATGCTGGCGTTAGCTTTTCAGGGTTCACTTCTTATTCGATACTCTCCCGATTATATTGTAGATGCTTTTTGCAGATCGCGCGTGGGAGATGAGGGTGGGATGGTTTATGGGACTTTGCCAGAAGGGGTGGAATTAAAGAAAATTATTGAGAGAGCATTTATATGACCAAAAAACAACAATACACCGGAACCGACGATTATATTGCAGCCCCCGAATTGCAGGAAGTGGTGAATGCTTCTTTAGCCATTGGCAGACCCTTATTGCTCAAAGGTGAGCCGGGCACCGGTAAAACGGTATTGGCTACATCTATTGCAAAATCTCTCGGCCGTCCGCTCCTCCGTTGGAATATTAAAAGCTCCACCAAGGCCCAGGAAGGTTTGTACATGTACGATACGGTACAGCGCTTAAACGATAGTCGTTTTGGTGAAGGCGATGTGTCGGATATTAAGCGTTACATCAAACTTGGGAAAATGGGCGAGGCTTTTGTTTCTAAAGAGCCGGTGGTTCTCCTCATCGATGAAATTGATAAAGCCGATTTAGAATTTCCCAATGATCTTTTGGCCGAAATTGATGAAATGCGTTTTTATATTAACGAAACCAAGGAAGAAATAAAAGCCATTCATCGCCCCATGGTGGTCATCACGTCCA encodes the following:
- a CDS encoding MoxR family ATPase — its product is MTKKQQYTGTDDYIAAPELQEVVNASLAIGRPLLLKGEPGTGKTVLATSIAKSLGRPLLRWNIKSSTKAQEGLYMYDTVQRLNDSRFGEGDVSDIKRYIKLGKMGEAFVSKEPVVLLIDEIDKADLEFPNDLLAEIDEMRFYINETKEEIKAIHRPMVVITSNAEKELPDAFLRRCVFHFIEFPNPEMMAEIIKVHFPDIKGKLMELAIKKFYAIRSATNLRKPPSTSELIDWLHALISMGVEMKDIENSIPMLGVLLKKEEDMKPPKPSRARVVY
- a CDS encoding acyl-CoA dehydrogenase family protein, with product MATHEVFNQSPPLAPYNLFTSDPVLQELQKKFAAGFSADSLVSFGAKAGTEEVFDWGFKANKFTPEAKLFDRYGNRIDQAEYHPAYHALMNLSVSHGVHAEPWKAPMPGAHAHRAAKYYLIAQVEQGHCCPITMTYAVLPALKANKELAKLWEPKITSTVYDARFLPIDKKNGAILGMAMTEKQGGSDVRANTTKATLVSGTEYRLTGHKWFCSAPMSDAFLMLAQAPGGLTCFLVPRFRPDGSQNSIFIQRLKDKVGNKSNASSEIELEETYGVRVGDEGRGVPTIIQMVNHTRLDCVIGSTAYMRQATVQAIHHARYREAFGKKLIEWPLMQNVLADLSLEVEASAVTMMKLASLYDDNASDADKALRRIATAISKYWVCKRAPNHVYEAMESLGGPGFVEECITGRLYRDAPVNSIWEGSGNVNCLDVFRALSKEPETRDALLTEIKKGLGHNKNFDAFVAKTEKTFAATTAPDATARRLVEMLALAFQGSLLIRYSPDYIVDAFCRSRVGDEGGMVYGTLPEGVELKKIIERAFI